In the genome of Spirochaeta cellobiosiphila DSM 17781, one region contains:
- a CDS encoding ABC transporter ATP-binding protein, translating to MVILKAKDITMQFGGLRAVSDFNLEMKKGELVGLIGPNGAGKTTCFNMITGVYTPTEGTIEFLHKKSEDSSALAVISGKKSHEVTRMGMARTFQNIRLFKGRTVLENVLVSYHFSSGYNVAQAILRTPAFRKAEKNMKEEALKLLEIFKIDSKAYELASNLPYGEQRKLEIVRALATGARLLLLDEPAAGMNPQETQELMTLIRFIREKFDLTILLIEHDMHLVMGICERIVVLDYGRIIAEGLPAEVSKNPEVVKAYLGQEVDE from the coding sequence ATGGTTATATTAAAAGCAAAAGATATTACTATGCAATTCGGTGGTCTTCGGGCTGTTTCTGACTTTAACCTGGAAATGAAGAAGGGTGAGCTTGTTGGTTTAATCGGGCCTAACGGAGCAGGAAAGACTACGTGTTTTAATATGATCACTGGTGTGTATACCCCTACCGAAGGGACTATTGAGTTTTTACACAAGAAGTCTGAAGACTCTAGTGCTCTCGCCGTGATCTCAGGTAAGAAATCTCACGAAGTAACAAGAATGGGTATGGCGAGAACGTTCCAGAACATTCGGCTCTTTAAAGGACGAACAGTGTTGGAAAATGTTCTTGTGTCTTACCATTTTTCTTCAGGGTATAATGTTGCCCAGGCCATATTAAGGACACCGGCCTTTCGTAAAGCAGAAAAGAATATGAAGGAGGAAGCATTAAAGCTTTTGGAAATCTTCAAGATAGATTCAAAGGCTTATGAACTTGCTTCTAATTTACCCTATGGTGAACAGCGAAAGTTGGAAATCGTTCGTGCTTTAGCTACTGGAGCGCGATTATTATTACTAGATGAACCAGCCGCTGGTATGAATCCGCAAGAAACTCAGGAGTTGATGACCCTTATTCGGTTCATTAGAGAAAAGTTTGATTTAACAATTCTCCTTATTGAACATGACATGCATTTAGTTATGGGGATCTGTGAGCGTATTGTCGTATTAGACTATGGCCGTATTATTGCTGAAGGTCTGCCTGCTGAAGTAAGTAAGAATCCGGAAGTTGTTAAAGCTTATCTAGGACAGGAGGTTGATGAATAA
- a CDS encoding CarD family transcriptional regulator, translating to MTEANPTFSEGQKVVYPLQGVGQVNKIMQRVFKGKETTYYEIYLAASDMTVLVPIDKAEELGIRAIVDKKEAQTALKIFQEEQDVVPADWKMRYQMNLDLLKKGSVVDIAQVVKTLYHRSKVKELPIMERRLFDSALKLLIDEISFSLDKPKEEVEQLIFDKLEE from the coding sequence ATGACTGAAGCAAATCCGACTTTCTCAGAAGGTCAAAAAGTAGTTTACCCTTTACAAGGGGTTGGGCAAGTTAACAAAATCATGCAGAGAGTATTTAAAGGGAAGGAAACAACCTATTATGAAATATACTTAGCTGCCAGTGATATGACAGTTCTTGTTCCTATTGATAAAGCAGAGGAACTTGGTATTCGAGCCATTGTCGATAAAAAAGAAGCTCAGACAGCTCTTAAGATTTTCCAAGAAGAACAAGACGTAGTTCCTGCTGATTGGAAAATGCGTTACCAGATGAACTTGGACTTACTAAAAAAAGGTTCTGTTGTTGATATCGCACAAGTAGTAAAAACACTTTATCATAGAAGTAAGGTGAAAGAGCTTCCTATTATGGAACGTCGGTTATTTGATTCTGCACTTAAATTATTAATTGATGAAATATCTTTCTCTCTTGATAAACCAAAGGAAGAAGTAGAACAGTTAATATTTGATAAATTGGAAGAATAA
- a CDS encoding branched-chain amino acid ABC transporter permease, with protein MNKHIRDTLILFVVSAVFIVGMTLLIQAKVFNKYTVHIMTTAGINIIVALSINLILGFTGQLALGHAGFMAIGAYTTAVVMMHTPIPLPLALVLGGLMAGLFGLLIGFPTLRLTGDYLAIVTLGFGEIIRVIMINIPNITGGAAGLKGVPGFTSMVRQNHIYGFVWVMVILVLVIALIHNLINSSHGRAIISIREDEIASNSMGVNVFYTKMFSFVLSAFIAGMAGGLFAPLNRYLNPSSFGYQKSVDFIIIVVLGGMGSVTGTVLTGFVLTYLQEALRFLKDFRLVIYPLLLIIMMLFRPKGIMGSSEWSITGLFDKIVSKFKSKEVHE; from the coding sequence ATGAACAAACATATTCGTGATACCTTAATACTTTTTGTAGTCTCTGCTGTTTTTATTGTAGGGATGACCCTTCTTATACAAGCCAAAGTCTTTAATAAATATACTGTTCATATTATGACCACTGCGGGAATCAACATTATTGTAGCTCTTAGTATTAACTTGATTCTGGGCTTTACAGGTCAATTAGCCTTGGGGCATGCGGGCTTTATGGCTATTGGAGCCTATACAACAGCAGTTGTTATGATGCATACCCCTATTCCCCTTCCCCTAGCTTTGGTCTTGGGTGGCTTAATGGCGGGTTTATTTGGATTGCTCATCGGGTTCCCTACCTTAAGGCTGACTGGTGATTATCTGGCTATAGTAACCTTGGGATTTGGTGAGATTATTAGAGTTATCATGATTAACATTCCCAATATTACAGGTGGGGCTGCAGGTCTGAAAGGAGTCCCCGGGTTTACTTCCATGGTTAGGCAGAACCATATCTATGGATTTGTATGGGTTATGGTGATTCTGGTGCTGGTTATAGCTCTTATTCATAACTTGATTAATTCCAGTCATGGGCGCGCTATCATATCCATACGGGAAGATGAGATTGCTTCCAACTCTATGGGAGTTAATGTTTTTTATACAAAAATGTTTAGTTTTGTCCTATCTGCTTTTATAGCAGGTATGGCTGGTGGACTCTTTGCCCCTCTTAATCGCTATTTGAATCCAAGTTCCTTTGGTTATCAGAAATCTGTCGATTTCATCATTATTGTTGTTCTTGGGGGGATGGGATCTGTTACAGGTACGGTATTAACAGGTTTTGTTCTTACCTATCTTCAGGAAGCTCTTCGTTTCCTAAAGGACTTCCGATTGGTAATTTATCCACTTCTCCTTATAATAATGATGCTTTTCAGGCCTAAAGGGATTATGGGAAGTTCAGAATGGTCTATTACAGGACTCTTTGATAAGATTGTTTCCAAGTTCAAAAGCAAGGAGGTTCACGAATAA
- a CDS encoding endonuclease III domain-containing protein: MNHKNDKYWDELFNKLECFAQDIETPSVSILALEKATPFMLLISTILSLRTKDEVTLASSRRLFKTASTPEEIIQLPTATIEELIYPAGFYKRKAQQIKNISHIIISKHKGAVPQSKEALLELPGVGLKTTNLVLSLAFNIPAICVDTHVHRIANRMGWISTKTAEESEPALSAVLPLQYWIPVNEYLVVYGQNICKPTSPYCSICMFTNSCPKIAVTKSR, translated from the coding sequence ATGAACCATAAGAATGATAAATACTGGGATGAACTTTTTAATAAATTAGAATGCTTCGCTCAAGACATTGAAACACCATCAGTAAGTATACTGGCTTTAGAAAAGGCAACACCTTTTATGTTGCTCATATCAACAATACTATCATTAAGAACGAAGGATGAAGTGACATTAGCTTCATCCCGTCGTTTATTTAAAACAGCTTCCACTCCAGAAGAGATAATACAGTTACCAACAGCAACAATCGAAGAACTCATCTATCCAGCTGGCTTTTACAAACGTAAAGCGCAGCAGATTAAAAACATAAGCCATATAATAATAAGTAAACACAAGGGAGCTGTACCCCAGAGTAAGGAAGCCCTATTGGAGCTTCCCGGTGTTGGACTTAAGACAACAAACCTTGTCTTAAGCTTAGCTTTTAACATACCGGCTATTTGTGTAGATACCCATGTTCATCGTATAGCTAACAGGATGGGATGGATTAGTACCAAGACAGCAGAGGAATCAGAACCAGCTTTATCAGCAGTTCTCCCATTACAATACTGGATACCGGTTAATGAATATCTTGTGGTATATGGACAAAATATCTGTAAACCGACAAGTCCCTATTGCAGTATCTGTATGTTCACTAATAGCTGTCCCAAAATCGCTGTTACAAAATCACGTTAA
- a CDS encoding ABC transporter ATP-binding protein: protein MLKVKDLSVHYGNIQALHEISFEVNEGEIVTLIGANGAGKTTTLRALSGLETPTKGVIEFMGQDVAKMSADALVPKGLIQVPEGRRVFANMTVRDNLLLGAYTRKDNEAIAEDLENVYQRFPRLKERYNQLSGTLSGGEQQMLAMGRALMSRPKVLLLDEPSMGLAPLLVKDIFSIIEDINKTGTTILLVEQNANMALSIAHRAYVLETGSIVLGGSASELAESDEVKKAYLGL, encoded by the coding sequence ATGTTGAAAGTAAAGGACTTAAGTGTTCATTATGGCAATATTCAAGCTCTCCATGAGATCAGCTTTGAAGTGAATGAAGGGGAAATCGTTACTTTGATTGGGGCTAATGGAGCGGGGAAAACAACAACTCTTCGTGCCTTAAGCGGTCTAGAAACTCCCACTAAGGGTGTCATAGAGTTTATGGGACAAGATGTGGCCAAGATGAGCGCCGATGCCTTAGTTCCCAAAGGATTGATCCAAGTTCCTGAAGGTCGGCGGGTCTTTGCTAATATGACCGTACGGGATAATCTACTTCTAGGGGCCTACACTCGTAAAGACAATGAGGCCATTGCAGAAGATCTGGAAAATGTCTATCAGCGATTCCCTAGATTAAAAGAGCGATATAATCAGCTGTCTGGTACTTTAAGTGGGGGGGAGCAGCAAATGTTAGCCATGGGACGGGCGCTTATGAGCCGACCGAAGGTATTATTGCTTGATGAGCCTTCTATGGGCTTGGCGCCTCTACTGGTAAAAGATATATTCAGTATTATTGAAGATATTAACAAGACTGGTACCACCATCTTACTTGTTGAGCAGAATGCTAACATGGCCTTGAGTATTGCTCATAGAGCTTATGTACTAGAAACAGGTTCTATCGTGCTTGGTGGATCTGCTAGTGAACTTGCGGAAAGTGATGAAGTGAAGAAGGCTTATCTAGGCCTTTAA
- a CDS encoding branched-chain amino acid ABC transporter permease, translating into MVLIREILQQMVNGLALGSIYALIALGYTMVYGIIMLINFAHGEILMLGAFYGYFILTWLGVSPLTLVIAFVVSMVLSAITGVIVERLFYKPLRNMPRINSLITAIGVSLFLQNGARVLPALGPNPRPFPTIDAKSHFIGGVGISDIQIMIIVISILLMFLLTWIVDHTKPGKAMRAVSYDQDASALMGISVNRTISITFAIGSALAAAAGILYALAYPQIDPYMGVMPGLKAFVAAVLGGIGSIPGAMIGGLVMGLAETFTKGFINSQLADAVVFGLLIVILLIKPTGIMGKNIKEKV; encoded by the coding sequence GTGGTGCTGATTAGAGAAATTCTACAGCAAATGGTTAACGGTTTAGCTTTAGGAAGTATTTATGCTTTGATTGCTTTAGGTTACACCATGGTTTACGGAATCATCATGTTGATTAACTTTGCACATGGTGAAATTTTAATGCTTGGAGCATTCTATGGGTATTTTATTCTAACCTGGTTAGGAGTCTCACCTCTTACCTTAGTAATAGCCTTTGTTGTATCTATGGTGTTGAGTGCTATCACAGGTGTAATTGTGGAGCGTCTGTTTTACAAACCATTACGTAATATGCCAAGAATTAATTCATTAATTACTGCTATTGGTGTTTCTTTGTTTTTACAAAATGGAGCTCGGGTCCTTCCTGCTCTAGGACCAAATCCGCGTCCTTTTCCCACAATTGATGCCAAGAGTCATTTTATTGGTGGCGTAGGTATCAGTGACATTCAGATAATGATTATTGTTATTTCCATTTTACTTATGTTTTTATTAACATGGATTGTTGATCATACCAAACCAGGTAAGGCTATGCGTGCGGTTAGCTATGATCAAGACGCTTCCGCATTGATGGGAATATCTGTTAATAGAACGATATCAATTACTTTTGCGATTGGTTCTGCCCTGGCGGCTGCGGCAGGAATATTATATGCACTGGCTTACCCTCAAATCGATCCCTATATGGGCGTTATGCCAGGTCTAAAGGCTTTTGTTGCTGCTGTATTAGGTGGTATTGGAAGCATTCCTGGAGCTATGATCGGTGGACTAGTTATGGGTTTAGCAGAAACCTTTACTAAAGGATTCATTAATTCTCAGCTTGCTGATGCTGTAGTTTTTGGTTTGTTGATTGTTATCCTGCTCATTAAACCCACAGGTATTATGGGTAAGAATATCAAGGAGAAGGTGTGA
- a CDS encoding ABC transporter substrate-binding protein: MRKLKAFLLSAFLLASVFTFANGQGEGDTIKIGAIMPISGPISTYGITTRDGIQMAVDEYNAAGGVLGHQIELIVEDNKLDAGETVTAFKKLVDQDEVVGLVGALASSMTLSIVDLAQESQIPMITPTSTNDTVTSAGDYIFRACYSDSFQGSVVAQFAAEDLKTMKAAILFDVANDYSVGLAKNFTAKFESLGGTIVASESYATGDKDFNAQITKIKAQNPDVLFLPDYYSTVALITKQVESAGLDVPMLGADGWDTITDSAGDEIIGSYYSNHYSPESDDADVRSFVDKYTEAYGETPNALAALGYDAAQILIEAIKRAGSTDPEAIKKEIAATNAKFVTGNISFTSIGDTIKSAVMVEIVKKDGALTTSYAGTVNP, encoded by the coding sequence ATGAGAAAACTTAAAGCGTTTCTTTTGTCCGCCTTTTTACTTGCGTCCGTATTTACATTTGCAAACGGCCAGGGGGAAGGTGATACCATTAAGATTGGTGCCATAATGCCTATATCAGGACCTATTTCTACCTATGGTATTACAACTCGTGACGGTATTCAAATGGCTGTTGATGAGTACAATGCTGCAGGCGGAGTGTTAGGTCACCAGATCGAGTTAATCGTTGAAGATAATAAGTTGGATGCTGGTGAAACAGTTACTGCTTTCAAAAAATTGGTAGACCAGGATGAAGTAGTAGGTTTGGTCGGTGCATTAGCTTCTTCCATGACTTTATCAATTGTTGATTTGGCTCAGGAAAGTCAGATTCCAATGATTACACCAACCTCTACCAATGATACAGTAACTTCTGCTGGAGATTATATCTTCAGAGCTTGTTACTCTGATTCATTTCAAGGTTCTGTTGTTGCGCAATTCGCAGCAGAAGATCTGAAAACAATGAAAGCCGCTATCTTATTTGATGTAGCAAACGATTACTCTGTAGGATTGGCTAAAAACTTCACAGCTAAGTTTGAATCATTAGGGGGCACTATTGTCGCTTCTGAGTCCTATGCCACAGGGGATAAAGACTTTAATGCTCAAATTACCAAAATCAAAGCTCAAAACCCTGATGTTCTTTTTCTTCCTGATTACTATTCAACAGTAGCTTTGATTACTAAGCAAGTTGAATCGGCTGGTCTTGATGTTCCCATGTTAGGTGCTGATGGTTGGGATACAATAACAGATAGTGCTGGTGATGAGATCATTGGATCTTACTATTCTAACCACTATTCTCCAGAATCAGATGATGCAGATGTACGATCCTTCGTAGATAAGTATACAGAAGCTTATGGTGAAACTCCCAATGCCTTAGCCGCCTTAGGTTATGATGCTGCTCAGATTCTTATTGAAGCTATAAAGAGAGCTGGAAGTACAGATCCTGAAGCTATTAAGAAAGAGATTGCTGCTACAAACGCTAAGTTTGTTACCGGTAATATTTCTTTTACTTCCATTGGAGACACCATTAAGTCTGCGGTTATGGTTGAAATCGTAAAGAAGGACGGTGCATTAACTACTTCCTATGCAGGAACTGTTAATCCATAA
- a CDS encoding CBS and ACT domain-containing protein, with amino-acid sequence MNVARRMSKNPITITAEMAVTDAQALMNREKVHRLPVLDKNKKIIGIVTEKDLLYASPSPASTLNVYEMTNLLSKLKVKEIMTKKVITANADDPIEDAARTMADNNIGGLPVVKGELLVGIITESDIFKTFIELFGAREQGIRLTLEAPDRQGQLADIADTIRSIGANVVSIGSFLGEEASHGLIIIKLSGVDVDTVQKAFKSHQEILIDLREV; translated from the coding sequence ATGAACGTAGCCCGTCGAATGAGCAAGAATCCCATCACCATTACAGCAGAAATGGCTGTTACAGATGCCCAGGCACTCATGAATAGAGAAAAGGTTCATCGCTTACCTGTTTTAGACAAAAATAAGAAGATCATTGGTATTGTCACAGAGAAAGATCTACTCTATGCCTCTCCCAGTCCTGCTTCCACTCTCAATGTGTATGAAATGACTAATCTGTTATCCAAGCTCAAAGTAAAAGAGATTATGACCAAAAAAGTTATTACCGCTAACGCTGATGATCCCATTGAAGATGCAGCTCGTACCATGGCAGATAATAATATCGGTGGCTTACCAGTTGTAAAGGGAGAGCTCCTGGTTGGTATCATAACAGAATCTGATATATTTAAGACCTTTATCGAACTCTTTGGTGCTAGAGAGCAGGGGATACGTTTAACATTGGAGGCTCCTGACAGACAGGGACAATTGGCTGATATTGCGGATACCATACGCTCTATTGGGGCCAATGTGGTAAGTATTGGTTCTTTCCTGGGAGAGGAAGCCAGTCACGGCCTTATAATCATCAAGTTATCTGGTGTTGATGTGGATACCGTTCAAAAGGCGTTTAAATCTCACCAAGAAATACTCATTGATTTGAGAGAAGTCTGA
- a CDS encoding phosphoribosyltransferase, with amino-acid sequence MKRYITYNQIHKTVATLADKIKSTDFQTDVIVAIGSGGYIPSRMLKTFIKKPILTVGIAYYDVDNNPMDEPHKIQWIDEVEKKLKGKRILLIDEVDDTRVTLEYCIKELLRHEPEEIAVMVLHNKNKDKKGIIPGQVSHYFAGEQLGDDWIVYPWDAEDIESHDQLSGDLTEFS; translated from the coding sequence ATGAAACGCTACATCACTTATAACCAAATACATAAAACTGTTGCTACCTTAGCAGACAAGATTAAATCTACAGACTTTCAAACGGATGTCATTGTGGCCATAGGATCCGGTGGTTACATCCCCAGTCGAATGCTTAAGACTTTTATTAAGAAACCAATCCTAACTGTTGGTATTGCCTACTACGATGTAGACAATAATCCCATGGATGAACCACACAAGATTCAATGGATTGATGAAGTTGAAAAGAAGCTCAAAGGCAAGCGCATCCTTCTTATTGATGAAGTGGATGATACAAGAGTTACTTTGGAATACTGTATAAAGGAACTATTGCGTCATGAACCTGAAGAAATTGCCGTTATGGTTCTCCACAATAAGAATAAAGACAAAAAAGGCATCATTCCTGGTCAAGTAAGTCATTACTTTGCAGGAGAGCAATTAGGTGATGATTGGATCGTCTATCCATGGGATGCAGAAGATATTGAGTCCCATGATCAATTATCTGGTGATTTAACAGAATTTAGCTAA
- a CDS encoding ABC transporter permease, producing the protein MDILITVLQRALIAGTPLLLATLGEIVTERSGVLNLGVEGMMSIGAVVGFGVAFTTGHPWLGVMAAVVAGSLYSLIHGLTSVSLRVNQTVSGLALTMLGVGLSSMWGKPFVGRPLTAKIEKVDIPGLSDIPFLGPILFQQPPFFYIAIVLGLFTWIFLYRTIGGIRLRSVGENPKAAESQGISVAFYRYGAIAIGGAFSGLAGANLALSYSNSWVEGMVAGRGWIAVALTIFALWNPKRAFIGAFLFGGIFVLQYILQPLGIAPNLLSMLPYVTTLAVLLLDGLRRDKKSLHSPAFLGEPFKRGER; encoded by the coding sequence ATGGATATATTAATTACAGTACTTCAAAGAGCGCTAATTGCTGGAACTCCTTTATTACTTGCAACTTTAGGAGAAATTGTTACAGAGCGATCTGGTGTCCTTAACTTGGGTGTAGAGGGAATGATGTCTATTGGAGCAGTCGTTGGATTCGGAGTAGCTTTTACAACCGGTCATCCCTGGTTGGGTGTTATGGCTGCTGTTGTTGCAGGTTCCCTCTATAGTCTTATCCATGGATTGACATCTGTATCATTACGAGTTAATCAAACGGTATCAGGATTAGCCCTTACCATGTTGGGTGTGGGATTATCCAGTATGTGGGGTAAACCTTTTGTGGGCCGCCCCCTTACTGCCAAGATTGAAAAGGTTGATATTCCTGGATTGAGTGATATTCCTTTCCTTGGTCCTATATTGTTTCAACAACCTCCTTTCTTTTATATTGCCATTGTATTAGGCCTTTTTACCTGGATATTTCTCTATAGAACGATTGGAGGAATACGTCTTCGTTCTGTTGGCGAAAATCCTAAAGCGGCAGAGTCGCAAGGTATTTCTGTTGCCTTTTATCGTTACGGGGCTATCGCCATTGGGGGAGCCTTTTCAGGATTAGCGGGAGCTAACTTAGCTCTATCCTATAGTAATTCCTGGGTAGAAGGTATGGTTGCCGGTCGTGGTTGGATTGCTGTAGCTTTAACTATCTTTGCCTTATGGAATCCCAAAAGAGCCTTTATAGGTGCTTTTCTTTTCGGAGGAATATTTGTCTTGCAGTATATTTTACAGCCCCTCGGAATAGCTCCTAATCTATTATCCATGCTCCCTTATGTTACGACATTAGCTGTTCTGCTTTTGGATGGGTTAAGACGTGATAAGAAAAGTCTTCATTCTCCTGCTTTCTTAGGGGAGCCCTTCAAGAGAGGGGAGCGTTAG
- the fusA gene encoding elongation factor G, producing the protein MDITKMRNIGISAHIDSGKTTLTERILFYCNKIHAIHEVRGKDGVGATMDSMELEKERGITIASAATNVTWKDHPINIIDTPGHVDFTIEVERALRVLDGAILVLCSVSGVQSQSITVDRQLKRYNVPRLAFVNKCDRTGANPYNVKQQLVDKLNLNAVLFQIPIGLEDKHEGVVDLIRMKAYYFEGEGGVDLIEKDIPAELQAEAEEKQGILYDELANFDDELMMIHMEGEQVPEEVAYRAARKGVLDLALVPVFMGSAYKNKGVQLLLDAVTRFLPAPPDVKNEALDLDKDEEPVVLKPDDNEKTVALAFKLEDGQYGQLTYVRVYQGMLKKGGELTNIRTGKRFKIGRLIRMHSNHTEDITEAGSGDIVALFGIECASGDTFCDSSLNYSMTSMYVPEPVISLSITPVDKKAADNMAKALNRFTKEDPTFRTYVDQESNQTIIQGMGELHLDVYIERMKREYKAEVETGMPQVAYRETISGSSPFNYTHKKQTGGSGQYGRVAGEMSPLEEGHYEFENNIKGGSIPTEYIPAVDRGFQMAMEKGQLIGFPVVGVKMMINDGQYHAVDSSDMAFQIAALNAFKETYMKCNPIILEPIMKVTVEGPNEFQGNIFGSLNQRRGMISSSSDEGNSCVVEAEVPLSEMFGYSTTLRSSTQGKAEFSMEFLKYGKVPQSISDELIKSHQAKKAAEQK; encoded by the coding sequence ATTGATATTACTAAAATGCGTAACATCGGAATTAGTGCGCACATCGATTCAGGTAAGACGACTCTTACTGAGCGTATTTTGTTCTATTGTAACAAGATTCACGCCATCCACGAAGTCAGAGGAAAAGATGGTGTTGGCGCAACTATGGACTCTATGGAGTTGGAAAAAGAACGAGGAATCACAATTGCCTCAGCCGCTACAAATGTAACATGGAAAGATCACCCTATTAACATCATCGATACACCAGGACACGTTGACTTTACAATTGAAGTAGAGAGAGCTCTCCGTGTACTTGATGGAGCTATACTTGTACTTTGTTCTGTTTCAGGTGTTCAGTCACAATCCATTACTGTAGATAGACAGCTTAAACGGTACAATGTTCCACGACTTGCCTTCGTAAACAAGTGTGACAGAACTGGTGCCAATCCTTACAATGTTAAACAACAGCTAGTCGATAAGCTTAATCTTAATGCTGTATTGTTCCAAATTCCAATCGGATTGGAAGACAAGCATGAAGGTGTTGTCGATTTAATTAGAATGAAAGCTTACTATTTTGAAGGAGAAGGCGGAGTTGATCTTATTGAAAAAGACATTCCTGCTGAACTTCAAGCGGAAGCAGAAGAAAAGCAAGGTATCCTTTATGATGAACTTGCTAACTTCGATGATGAATTGATGATGATTCACATGGAAGGAGAACAAGTTCCTGAAGAAGTAGCTTACCGAGCTGCTAGAAAAGGTGTCCTTGATCTAGCTCTTGTACCTGTATTCATGGGATCTGCTTATAAGAATAAGGGTGTTCAGTTATTACTTGATGCTGTTACCCGATTCCTTCCTGCTCCTCCTGATGTTAAAAACGAAGCATTAGACTTGGACAAAGATGAAGAACCAGTAGTTCTTAAGCCAGATGACAATGAAAAGACTGTTGCCCTTGCCTTCAAATTGGAAGATGGACAATATGGTCAGTTGACCTACGTTCGTGTATACCAAGGTATGCTTAAGAAGGGTGGAGAACTTACAAACATTAGAACAGGTAAGAGATTCAAGATTGGACGTCTTATCCGAATGCACTCTAACCATACAGAAGATATTACAGAAGCAGGTTCTGGTGATATTGTTGCTTTGTTTGGTATTGAATGTGCTTCTGGAGATACATTCTGTGATTCAAGTTTGAATTACTCTATGACTTCTATGTATGTACCTGAACCAGTTATTTCCCTTTCTATCACTCCTGTTGATAAGAAAGCTGCTGATAACATGGCTAAGGCTCTTAACCGTTTTACTAAGGAAGACCCTACTTTCCGAACCTATGTGGATCAAGAGTCTAATCAGACTATTATTCAAGGTATGGGTGAGCTTCACCTTGATGTATATATCGAAAGAATGAAACGAGAATACAAGGCAGAAGTTGAAACTGGTATGCCACAAGTTGCTTACCGTGAGACTATCTCCGGCTCGTCTCCTTTCAACTACACTCACAAGAAACAAACTGGTGGATCTGGACAATACGGTCGAGTTGCTGGTGAAATGTCCCCTCTGGAAGAAGGACATTATGAATTTGAAAACAACATCAAAGGGGGATCTATTCCTACAGAATACATTCCTGCTGTTGATCGTGGTTTCCAGATGGCTATGGAAAAAGGTCAATTGATCGGATTCCCTGTAGTAGGTGTTAAGATGATGATCAATGATGGTCAGTATCATGCTGTTGACTCTTCAGATATGGCTTTCCAGATTGCAGCTCTTAATGCATTCAAGGAAACTTACATGAAGTGTAATCCTATTATTCTTGAGCCTATCATGAAAGTAACTGTTGAAGGTCCAAATGAGTTCCAGGGAAATATCTTTGGTTCTCTTAACCAACGACGTGGTATGATTTCTTCTTCTTCTGATGAAGGAAACAGCTGTGTTGTTGAAGCGGAAGTACCATTAAGTGAAATGTTCGGATACTCAACTACTTTGAGATCTTCTACTCAAGGTAAAGCTGAGTTCTCAATGGAATTCTTAAAGTATGGTAAAGTTCCTCAATCCATCTCTGATGAATTGATCAAATCACACCAAGCTAAGAAAGCTGCTGAACAGAAATAA